Genomic DNA from Streptomyces sp. PCS3-D2:
CCCGCCATAGCGAAGCTCAGGGCCGCCACCGCCATGACGCCGCTGAGCGTCAGACGTGGACCACGGATGACAGACAATTCCGATTCCTTGTCGGTGGACCGCACCGGCCGGCAGGACCGGTCCGGCTCGGTGGCTGTTGATGGGTGCCGGGTGGGGGTCAGCGGCTGGTGCCGCCCAGGCCGGAGGGCCCTTGCCAGGCACCATTGCTCACCCAGTCATTGGCGAGACTGCCATTGGCATCGACGAACGCCACATGCGTACCGGCCGCGTCAGTAGCAAGCCCGGAACCGGCCCGAGCCTTACCACCGATCCCCGACGGACCCTGCCAAACACCATTACTCACCCAGTCATTCGCCACATTGCCATTCGCATCGATGAAGAAGACGTGATCACCGGCCGCATTGAACGCCAACGGCGAATCCCCACGCGGCTGACCACCCATACCCGACGGGCCATACCAAGCACCATCGCTCACCCAGTCATTGACCAGATTCCCACTGGCATCCACGAACGCCACATGCGTACCAGCCGCGTCAGTAGCAAGCCCGGAACCGGCCCGAGCCTTACCACCGATCCCCGACGGACCCTGCCAAACACCATTACTCACCCAGTCATTCACCACATTGCCATTCGCATCGATGAAGAAGACGTGATCACCGGCCGCATTGAACGCCAACGGCGAATCCCCACGCGCCTTACCGCCCAGCCCCGACGGGCCATGCCAAGCACCGTCAGCCACCCAGTCGTTCACCACATCACCATTCACATCGACGAACGCCACCAACGTGCCCGCCGCATTGGTCGCGATCGGCGAACCCGGCCGCGCCTTCCCACCGATCGCGGAAGGACCCTGCCACACCCCGTTACTCACCCAGTCGTTCATCACGTTGCCATCGGCATCAATGAAGAACGCATGTTCGGCATTCGCATTCAAAACCACCGGCGAATCCGCGCGAGCCCTACCACCGATGCCCGCAGGACCCTGCCAAGCACCATTGCTCACCCAATCGTTCGCAACGCTCCCACTACCATCCACGAACGCCACATGCGTCGCACCGGCGTCCATCGACACCGGAGACGTCACGCCGCCAGCCGACGTGGCGACGACGTTCTTGTAGCGCAGGGCCTCGTAGTTCGTGATCGCGTGGCCGTCGAGCGTGCTCGCGTAGACGCTGCCCTTGGTCTGGTCGGCCACGGTGCCCGGGCGGTGTTCGGCGTCGTAGTAGAACGTTCCGGCGGACTTGTCGATCCACGAGTCGAACAGCACGACGTGGTCGGCTGTGTAGTCGAGTGCGTCGCCCGGCTGCAGGCCGGTATAGCCGATGACATTCTTGGCGGTGACGGTCGAGACATCGGGGAGGGTCCAGGTAACCAGGCTGTCCTTCAGGCCCCACGCCATCGAGATGAATCCGGAGCAGTCTGCGCGGTACGGTCCGCCGACCGCGTTGTCCTTCCAGGCGAGCGACTGGCTGTACGGAACTGCGTTGCTGATCCAGTCGTGCGCCCGGGCGATGATCTGTCCCTGAGTGATCGCGCCACCGGGCGCGGCCGGACCGATGCTGCCGGTCGAGGTGGCGGGACCCACTGGAACGGTTCCGGCGAACGCGTCACTGGTGGGTATCAGCGCGGCCATCGCGCCGAGCAGCGATACGGTCGCGAGCGCGGCGACGCCACGCTTCTTGGTTGTTGAGGACATTTCTTTCCTTCGATCGTCGGCGAGTTCTCGGATCAGCGGGTACCGGCCGGGTCGGCCAGCAAGTTCGTGAGCAGCGACAGCACGCTCGGGTCCTGCTTCGTGTCGTACGGAGCGACCGAGGGGGACCTCTCGGCCAGTTCGTCGAAGTGCAGGACCAGGACCCGCGTGCCGCGTGCCGCGAGGTAGAGGTGGTTGGTCTGCGCGCCGTGGGCCGAGATGCCCTCGACGCCGGTCCAGATGCGTTCGAATGCCGCCGCGTTCGCGGCGGTGCCGGTCTGCCGCGACACAGCATCGGCCTTGAGGCGGTTCGAGCTCTGTAGGGCCCTGGACGTGGCCTGGCAGGAGCTCATTCCGGAGCGGACGCCCTCGTACGCGGCGCCCGCCGCCTCCTCGGTGCCGAAGGTGTAGATCTCCAGCACTGCGGAGTTGCCACCGCTGCTCAGGTACGGCTGCTGCTGCCACGTCGCGGCGCCGTGCACGCTCGCACACTCGTTCAGCGCGATGTCATGCCCGGTGATCTGACGCACCGGTCCCGGGGCTTGCGCGGTCCACGGCTGGTCCGTGACGGCAGCGAGGTCGGACGGGACCTTCGCGCTCGTCGCCGCGTCGAGTGCGGGCGCCGGCACTGGACTGCCCAGGGCAGCGGTGTTCCCCCTGTCGCGCTTCGCCGGCTCCCCGGCAGTGCCGGGCACCGCGGCAGCAGTCGGCGCCCCGCCGTCGCTCGGCGTCACGGCCGGCGCGTCCGCCACGGGCGGCTGCGTTGCGGACGTCGACGCCGCGTCCCCGGTGGAGGCCGCCGCCGTGGCGGCCGCCTCGACCTGATCCGTGGCGAGCGCATGCGTGCCACCGCCCCACACCGCCAGACTCAGCGCAGCGGCGCCGAGGGCGGCGCCGGCTGCCACCGCTACGGCCCGGCGGGATCCTCGTACGGAGAACTTGGCTGCTGGCATGGTGAACTGACTCCTAGAGACGAAAGGCAGGGGCGAAGGTGCCGGCCGCCCGGCACTCGACCGGCTCGGTGGGCGGCGCAAGAGCGCGCGAGGCCCCGACGGCGGGGGCAGGGCCACCGGATCTGGCGGCTTTCCGCGTTCGGCGAGGCAGTGCGGCAGGCGGTCAGGCCTTCGGGTGCCGCAGGTCGACGGCCTGCGGACTCGGGGCGCCGGCGGGCGGCAGATAGCGCCGCTTCAGCGTGGCTGACGCCTGGTGGCCGCGGGCCAGCAGCGTGGCAGCCCGGTGCAGCGGACTGTGGACTGCGGGTGAGGCGGGATCAGCCGAAAGGAAGTAGAAGAGGAGATCAACCCGATCGCTGTCGAGCGATCCGGCGATGTGCTCCAGGCCATCCTTGGGGGCGGTGTGAGCCCACAGGATGCCGACGACCTCAGCCACCTCGCCCACGCCGGCGGGCGGCACCTCAGGCCTGCGCCGCAGGCTCGTGTACACACAGTCCATCGCGTACCTATCCCCATTGGGCGTTGCCGGCGGGGTAGGTGGCGGCACCGGTCGCCGCCGTCGCACCGGTGGCGCCGTGGACGGCGCCGGCCGCTACGGGTAGCAGGGCGACGACCCCGACCGCGAGGGCTGCGACCGCGGTGGCCAGAGTGAGACGAGTACAGAACATGGCTTCGGTCCTTTTCGAGAGATGCGACGGTGGCTCCATGCCGGTCTCACGTCCCGCGGTTGACGCTCGTTCCGGTGTCCATCCGTGGTCGACGGGGGCGCTCCCTGCCGACGGTGAACAGCTTCGTCGGTGGATCGACGGCCCGGGAAGGACCTGCGACTGTCGTCAACCCGCCTGGCACCATCCCGACAACTAGTCATGCACGCGTCAAGTCATGAGACCTTAAAGGATCTTGAAGCGCTGGTTCCCGAAGTGCGACGATGCGCTGGCGTGCGGACCGCGGACGGTCCGGACGCGGAACCCGGGGGGGGAACACGATGCTGGAAGCGCTGGGCCTGAGTGCGCTCGGAAGCAGGGTCTACCAGGCCATGCTCGATCATGCCGACCACGGTGTCGCTCAACTGGCCGAGCTGTGCGGGGCCTCCCCCTCACAGGTCCACGACTGCCTGGACGAACTGGCACGCCTGATGCTGGTTCGGGCCTCTACCGACCATCCCGGACACATGCGGGCCGTCTCGCCCGATGTCGGCCTGACGGACATGCTCGCGCGGCAGGAGGCAGAGCTGGCTGCCCGTCAGGCTCAGCTCGCCGCCTCCCGGGCGGCCGTTACACGCCTGGTCGCCGACAGCGTCGGTTCGCACGCCACCCACGGCGAGCGCCTCCTGGGGATGGATGCCATCCAACGCCGCATCGAGCAGCTGGCCCACGGCATGGCCCAGGAGTGCCTCGGCGTCCACCCCGGCGCCAGCCACCGCCCCGAGGACCTGGCGGCGGCACGAGCCGCCGACGAGGAACCGCTCAAGCGCGGGGTCGTCATGAAGACTCTCTACCAGGACACCACCCGCAACGATCCGCACACCACCGCCCACGCCCACTGGCTCCTCAGCCGCGGCAGCGAAGTGCGCACCGCCCCCGTCCTCCCCCAGCGCCTCGTGATCTTCGACCGGGCCCATGCGCTGGTCCCCATCGACCCCGCGGACACCCGCAAGGGCGCCCTGCACGTCACCGAGCCCGGCCTTGTCACAGCCCTCCTCGACCTCTTTGACCAGGCCTGGGCCACCGCCGTCCCGCTCGGCGCCCTGAGGTCCGACGACCCCGCGACCGGCCTCACCGACACCGAATGCCAACTCCTGCGTCTCCTGGCCGGCGGCCTCACCGACGACGGCGCCGGGCAACGCCTCGGCATCTCGTCACGCACCGTCAGCCGCCACATGGCTTCGATCATGGAACGCCTCGGCGCCACGAGCCGCTTCGAAGCGGGCCTGAAGGCCGCCCAACGGGGCTGGCTGTAGTGCAAACGCAACGCGTACCGGGCGTCGGGGGTGAGAGCCCTCACGATCGGCGCCCGCCGAGCGGGGCGGCGCCGGTTCTCGAATGATCACCAACGGCGGAGGCCGTTTCCGCCTTGTGGCGGAAACGGCCTCTGACCTGCGACTCCTTCGAGTCGGGACGACAGGATTTGAACCTGCGACCCCTTGACCCCCAGTCAAGTGCGCTACCAAGCTGCGCCACGTCCCGATGCCCGCTGACCTGGGGTTTCCCCTGGCCGAACGCGCATGAGAACGATACCGCATTTCCGTGGGTGGTCGCGCGCGCCTTTCCGCCACCGGTGCGCGATCAGGGCGGCCGGTGCCGGCGAGCGGCTCCGGATGGGCTGCGACCAGGCGCTTCGGGGCTCACGCGCGCCGGTCCTCCCGTTCGTGCAGCAGGGCCACCAGTTCCGCCGCCAGCCCCTTCGCGGCGACGAGTCCCTCCGTCCCCCACCGCCGCGGGGCCGTGTCCACCACGCACACCGTGCCCAGGACGATCCCGCGCCGGTCGGTCAGCGGCGCCCCCAGGTAGGAGCGGACCCCGCTCTCGTCCACCACCGGGTTGCAGGCGAAGCGGGCGAAGTCGCGCACGTCCTCCAGTACCAGCGCGCGCCTGCGTACCACCACGTGCGGGCAGTAGCCGTGATCGCGGGCCAGGACCCGCGCCGGGTAGGTGCTCCCGGGGGCGTCGGGCACGTGGTGCAGGCCCGCGAAGAACTGGCGCTCCTCGCCGACGAAGTTCACCCCCGCGCAGGGGGCCGCGAGGACGTCCGCCACACGGCGGGCGAAGGCGTCCAGTTCGGGGTCCACCCGCTCCCCCAGACCCAGTTCACGCAGGCGGACGGCTCGCGCCGGCGCCTCCCGGTCGACGGGCGTGAGCAGCAGGCGCCCGGTCGGTTCGTAGGAGGGCATCACGTTTCCCCCGGTTCTTTCGGCCCTGTCGTCGTGGCGGTCGTCGCTGGTGTCATCGATGCCGCCGCGGGCGATCGGTCTGCGGACGTGCACAGCAGGTGGCGGACCAGGGCGGCGAGTGTCACCGTCCCGGACGTGGTCAGGCGTGCGTCGCACGGTACGACCGGTACCTCGGGCCCCAGGCCCACCGCGTCCCGAACCTCGTCGGGGGTGTAGCGGTGACAGCCGTCGAACTCGTTCACGGCGACGATGAAGCCGATCCCGCGCCGTTCGAAGAAGTCCACTGCCGGGAAGCAGTCGGCGAGGCGGCGGGTGTCCGCGAGCACCACCGCGCCGAGCGCGCCCGCGCACAGTTCCTCCCACAGGAACCAGAAGCGGTGCTGGCCGGGCATGCCGAAGAGGTAGAGCACGTGACGCCCGTCCAGAGCGATCCGGCCGAAGTCGAGCGCGACGGTCGTCGTGGCCTTGGCCTCGACCCCGTGGAGCGGGTCGGTGCCGATGCCGACGTCGCTGAGCAGTTCCTCGGTGCTCAGCGGCTCGATCTCGCTCACCGCGCCCACGAAGGTGGTCTTCCCCGCCCCGAAGCCCCCCGCGACCAGGACCTTCAGCGTCACGGGGGCGTCACAGCCGTCGGCGTAGGCCATCGAGGACCGCCAGGAGGAGGAACTGGTCATCGGCGGCATGCGTGCCTCCACCCGGGAACCGCGGCGGCTGCGCCGTCACGGCTCCGCATTCCATGAGATCGGACAGCAGTACCTTGACCACCGCGGCGGGGAGCCGCAGCTGGCCCGCGAGCTCGGCGACGGTGATCGCCGCGGCACCGGCGCACCACCTCAGCGCGAGGGTGTGCTCGGGCCCGAGCGGGACGCGCGGGCGTACGCCGGTCGCGCTCATCAGCGACAGCAGGTCGAGCGCGATCCCCGGTCTGGTCCGGCCGCCGCTGGCGGTGTAAGGGCGCACCACCCGCCCCGCCGAGTCGTCGAGCCACGGTGTGTCCCGCCCCTTCCCGTATCCGCCACAGGCCCTGTGCACCCCCCTGCCGTGGGCCCTCATCGCTCCGCGTTCGCGGCGGGCCGCCGGGGCTCGGCCGCGAGGTAGGGACGGACGCTCTTGACCAGCATCGCCATCTCGTAGCCGAGGACACCGGCGTCGGCTTCGCGGTCGGCGAGGACGGCCAGGCAGGTACCGGACCCGGCCGCGGAGACGAAGAGGAGCGCGGTATCGAGCTCGACGACGACCTGCCGCACCCCTGCCCCGTCGCTGAAGCGTGCGCCGGCACTGCGGCCGAGTGAGTAGAGGCCACAGGCCAGGGCCGCGAGATGGTCGGCGCTGTCGTGGTCCATGCCGTGCACACAGGTCACGAGCCCGTCGGCGGTGAGGAGTACGGCGCTGCGGGTGTACGGCACGCGTTGGACCAGGCCGCTGAGCAGCCATTCGAGGTCCGAGAGCCGGCCGCCGGTCTCGGTCGCCATTTCGCCGCCCATGGTGGTGCGCTCCTTGCCGGGGGTGCTGGGGGTGGGGGTGCTGGGGGTGGGGGTGGGGGTCATGCCTGGTTCTCCGACTGCCCCAGGCCGAAGCCCC
This window encodes:
- a CDS encoding LuxR C-terminal-related transcriptional regulator gives rise to the protein MLEALGLSALGSRVYQAMLDHADHGVAQLAELCGASPSQVHDCLDELARLMLVRASTDHPGHMRAVSPDVGLTDMLARQEAELAARQAQLAASRAAVTRLVADSVGSHATHGERLLGMDAIQRRIEQLAHGMAQECLGVHPGASHRPEDLAAARAADEEPLKRGVVMKTLYQDTTRNDPHTTAHAHWLLSRGSEVRTAPVLPQRLVIFDRAHALVPIDPADTRKGALHVTEPGLVTALLDLFDQAWATAVPLGALRSDDPATGLTDTECQLLRLLAGGLTDDGAGQRLGISSRTVSRHMASIMERLGATSRFEAGLKAAQRGWL
- a CDS encoding GAF domain-containing protein; the protein is MPSYEPTGRLLLTPVDREAPARAVRLRELGLGERVDPELDAFARRVADVLAAPCAGVNFVGEERQFFAGLHHVPDAPGSTYPARVLARDHGYCPHVVVRRRALVLEDVRDFARFACNPVVDESGVRSYLGAPLTDRRGIVLGTVCVVDTAPRRWGTEGLVAAKGLAAELVALLHEREDRRA
- a CDS encoding ATP/GTP-binding protein, with translation MAYADGCDAPVTLKVLVAGGFGAGKTTFVGAVSEIEPLSTEELLSDVGIGTDPLHGVEAKATTTVALDFGRIALDGRHVLYLFGMPGQHRFWFLWEELCAGALGAVVLADTRRLADCFPAVDFFERRGIGFIVAVNEFDGCHRYTPDEVRDAVGLGPEVPVVPCDARLTTSGTVTLAALVRHLLCTSADRSPAAASMTPATTATTTGPKEPGET
- a CDS encoding DUF742 domain-containing protein, producing the protein MRAHGRGVHRACGGYGKGRDTPWLDDSAGRVVRPYTASGGRTRPGIALDLLSLMSATGVRPRVPLGPEHTLALRWCAGAAAITVAELAGQLRLPAAVVKVLLSDLMECGAVTAQPPRFPGGGTHAADDQFLLLAVLDGLRRRL
- a CDS encoding roadblock/LC7 domain-containing protein, with amino-acid sequence MGGEMATETGGRLSDLEWLLSGLVQRVPYTRSAVLLTADGLVTCVHGMDHDSADHLAALACGLYSLGRSAGARFSDGAGVRQVVVELDTALLFVSAAGSGTCLAVLADREADAGVLGYEMAMLVKSVRPYLAAEPRRPAANAER